In Crassostrea angulata isolate pt1a10 chromosome 6, ASM2561291v2, whole genome shotgun sequence, a genomic segment contains:
- the LOC128189964 gene encoding septin-2-like isoform X7 translates to MFPTGVFEEMFTAPEQSGYVGFANLPNQVHRKSVKKGFEFTLMVVGESGLGKSTLVNSLFLTDLYPERHIHTASEKITQTVKIDASTVEIEERGVKLRLTVVDTPGFGDSLNSQDCFKPIIQYIDSQFERYLEDESGLNRRHIIDNRVHCCFYFINPSGHGLRPLDISFMKAVHHKVNIVPVIAKSDTLTLQECTQLKRKVMTQIAENGINLYALPDCDEDEDEDYREQCRLLKEAVPFAVIGANTVIEVKGKKVRGRMYPWGVVEVENPDHCDFIKLRTMLITHMQDLQEVTQEVHYENFRAEKLAGGGSVPKKSRKPRNEDAYNEMMDKRRPESQTADLSEREKQLMEKEQELRRMQEMIAKMQAEMNQKNTPQKMQQNGEVKSQNV, encoded by the exons ATGTTTCCAACAGGTGTCTTTGAGGAAATG TTCACAGCACCAGAGCAGTCGGGATATGTTGGCTTTGCCAACCTACCCAATCAGGTCCACAGGAAGTCGGTCAAGAAGGGATTCGAGTTCACACTCATGGTGGTTG GGGAGTCTGGACTGGGGAAGTCCACCTTGGTGAACAGCTTGTTCCTGACAGACCTGTACCCAGAGAGACACATTCACACAGCCTCAG AGAAGATTACGCAGACAGTTAAGATTGATGCCTCCACGGTGGAGATTGAGGAGCGCGGAGTGAAACTGAGGCTGACGGTGGTCGACACCCCAGGGTTCGGGGACTCCCTCAACTCACAGGACTG CTTTAAGCCCATCATCCAGTACATAGACAGTCAGTTTGAGCGTTACCTTGAAGATGAGAGCGGATTAAACAGACGTCATATCATCGATAATCGTGTTCATTGCTGTTTCTACTTCATCAATCCATCAGGCCACGG GTTACGTCCCTTGGATATCTCCTTCATGAAGGCTGTCCATCACAAAGTGAACATAGTCCCAGTGATCGCCAAGTCCGACACGCTCACTCTGCAAGAGTGTACGCAGCTCAAGAGGAAG GTGATGACCCAGATAGCTGAGAACGGCATCAACCTGTACGCGCTGCCCGACTGTGACGAGGATGAGGACGAGGATTACAGAGAGCAATGTCGCCTCCTCAAG GAGGCAGTGCCTTTTGCAGTGATTGGTGCTAATACTGTGATAGAGGTCAAGGGCAAAAAGGTCAGAGGTCGAATGTATCCATGGGGAGTGGTGGAGGTGGAAAATCCAGATCACTGCGACTTCATTAAACTCAGAACCATGCTTAT CACTCACATGCAAGACCTTCAAGAGGTCACACAAGAGGTTCATTATGAGAATTTCCGAGCGGAGAAGCTGGCGGGAGGTGGAAGTGTTCCAAAGAAATCAAG AAAACCCCGCAATGAAGACGCTTACAATGAAATGATGGA TAAACGCAGACCGGAGAGTCAGACGGCCGATCTGTCGGAGCGAGAGAAGCAGCTCATGGAGAAGGAACAAGAG cTGAGAAGAATGCAGGAAATGATTGCCAAGATGCAGGCAGAGATGAACCAAAAGAACACTCCACAGAAGATGCAACAGAATGGGGAAGTCAAGTCCCAGAATGTGTAG
- the LOC128189964 gene encoding septin-2-like isoform X2: MIPRRKPGTYTSTVPTVKVSTSGGHGGSNGHSRPPSASGGQNGGSTQPKSPTSPTNKGTNGGDPVKGKTGESGRERQPVKKSDSFINSRNVFQSMSNTKQQKPVQKSESFSETRRKSSSSSTSSTSARVDPVPPRKPSSTKQDPHPAPSSVRGELHVPKRQTSKSGSTSDTRSSSHSDSSSIGKQSAVPSNSVSGPTHHPSVTDTLPTEQNSMKPHPPPSALSVGPPPQESHTVTSPVNGTVSPPTAAPSKVQGGSPYKFTAPEQSGYVGFANLPNQVHRKSVKKGFEFTLMVVGESGLGKSTLVNSLFLTDLYPERHIHTASEKITQTVKIDASTVEIEERGVKLRLTVVDTPGFGDSLNSQDCFKPIIQYIDSQFERYLEDESGLNRRHIIDNRVHCCFYFINPSGHGLRPLDISFMKAVHHKVNIVPVIAKSDTLTLQECTQLKRKVMTQIAENGINLYALPDCDEDEDEDYREQCRLLKEAVPFAVIGANTVIEVKGKKVRGRMYPWGVVEVENPDHCDFIKLRTMLITHMQDLQEVTQEVHYENFRAEKLAGGGSVPKKSRKPRNEDAYNEMMEPESQTADLSEREKQLMEKEQELRRMQEMIAKMQAEMNQKNTPQKMQQNGEVKSQNV; encoded by the exons ATGATTCCGAGACGAAAACCAGGAACTTACACATCGACTGTACCTACAGTGAAAGTCTCTACGTCTGGAGGTCATGGAGGGAGTAATGGTCATTCCCGACCGCCATCAGCCTCAGGAGGACAAAATGGAGGGTCCACCCAACCCAAGTCTCCAACTAGCCCAACCAACAAGGGTACAAATGGGGGTGACCCCGTGAAAGGGAAGACAGGTGAGAGCGGGCGAGAGAGACAACCAGTGAAGAAGTCGGACTCTTTTATCAATTCCAGAAATGTGTTTCAGAGTATGTCAAACACCAAACAACAGAAACCTGTCCAGAAATCAGAGTCTTTCTCAGAGACCCGAAGGAAGAGCTCCTCATCTTCCACCTCTTCCACTTCCGCTCGAGTAGATCCTGTCCCACCAAGGAAACCCAGCTCCACCAAACAGGACCCCCACCCAGCTCCAAGCTCGGTCAGAGGGGAACTCCACGTACCCAAGAGACAAACCTCTAAATCGGGGTCTACGTCGGACACTCGATCCTCCAGTCACTCTGACTCATCCTCTATTGGCAAACAATCGGCAGTGCCATCCAATTCAGTGTCAGGCCCCACACACCACCCCAGTGTGACTGACACCCTACCTACAGAACAGAACAGTATGAAGCCGCACCCCCCACCCAGTGCCCTATCAGTGGGACCCCCACCCCAGGAGTCACACACTGTCACCTCTCCTGTGAATGGGACAGTATCACCCCCAACAGCTGCTCCTAGTAAGGTCCAAGGAGGGTCACCATACAAG TTCACAGCACCAGAGCAGTCGGGATATGTTGGCTTTGCCAACCTACCCAATCAGGTCCACAGGAAGTCGGTCAAGAAGGGATTCGAGTTCACACTCATGGTGGTTG GGGAGTCTGGACTGGGGAAGTCCACCTTGGTGAACAGCTTGTTCCTGACAGACCTGTACCCAGAGAGACACATTCACACAGCCTCAG AGAAGATTACGCAGACAGTTAAGATTGATGCCTCCACGGTGGAGATTGAGGAGCGCGGAGTGAAACTGAGGCTGACGGTGGTCGACACCCCAGGGTTCGGGGACTCCCTCAACTCACAGGACTG CTTTAAGCCCATCATCCAGTACATAGACAGTCAGTTTGAGCGTTACCTTGAAGATGAGAGCGGATTAAACAGACGTCATATCATCGATAATCGTGTTCATTGCTGTTTCTACTTCATCAATCCATCAGGCCACGG GTTACGTCCCTTGGATATCTCCTTCATGAAGGCTGTCCATCACAAAGTGAACATAGTCCCAGTGATCGCCAAGTCCGACACGCTCACTCTGCAAGAGTGTACGCAGCTCAAGAGGAAG GTGATGACCCAGATAGCTGAGAACGGCATCAACCTGTACGCGCTGCCCGACTGTGACGAGGATGAGGACGAGGATTACAGAGAGCAATGTCGCCTCCTCAAG GAGGCAGTGCCTTTTGCAGTGATTGGTGCTAATACTGTGATAGAGGTCAAGGGCAAAAAGGTCAGAGGTCGAATGTATCCATGGGGAGTGGTGGAGGTGGAAAATCCAGATCACTGCGACTTCATTAAACTCAGAACCATGCTTAT CACTCACATGCAAGACCTTCAAGAGGTCACACAAGAGGTTCATTATGAGAATTTCCGAGCGGAGAAGCTGGCGGGAGGTGGAAGTGTTCCAAAGAAATCAAG AAAACCCCGCAATGAAGACGCTTACAATGAAATGATGGA ACCGGAGAGTCAGACGGCCGATCTGTCGGAGCGAGAGAAGCAGCTCATGGAGAAGGAACAAGAG cTGAGAAGAATGCAGGAAATGATTGCCAAGATGCAGGCAGAGATGAACCAAAAGAACACTCCACAGAAGATGCAACAGAATGGGGAAGTCAAGTCCCAGAATGTGTAG
- the LOC128189964 gene encoding septin-2-like isoform X5: protein MAEENLTINNNELTPKKNITVARSESFGPLKFRKSCGEILLSRLQKFTAPEQSGYVGFANLPNQVHRKSVKKGFEFTLMVVGESGLGKSTLVNSLFLTDLYPERHIHTASEKITQTVKIDASTVEIEERGVKLRLTVVDTPGFGDSLNSQDCFKPIIQYIDSQFERYLEDESGLNRRHIIDNRVHCCFYFINPSGHGLRPLDISFMKAVHHKVNIVPVIAKSDTLTLQECTQLKRKVMTQIAENGINLYALPDCDEDEDEDYREQCRLLKEAVPFAVIGANTVIEVKGKKVRGRMYPWGVVEVENPDHCDFIKLRTMLITHMQDLQEVTQEVHYENFRAEKLAGGGSVPKKSRKPRNEDAYNEMMDKRRPESQTADLSEREKQLMEKEQELRRMQEMIAKMQAEMNQKNTPQKMQQNGEVKSQNV from the exons ATGGCCGAGGAAAATCTCACCATAAACAACAATGAACTGACTCCTAAAAAGAACATTACTGTTGCACGGTCCGAATCATTTGGCCCGCTTAAGTTCCGTAAAAGCTGTGGAGAAATCCTACTTTCTAGACTACAAAAA TTCACAGCACCAGAGCAGTCGGGATATGTTGGCTTTGCCAACCTACCCAATCAGGTCCACAGGAAGTCGGTCAAGAAGGGATTCGAGTTCACACTCATGGTGGTTG GGGAGTCTGGACTGGGGAAGTCCACCTTGGTGAACAGCTTGTTCCTGACAGACCTGTACCCAGAGAGACACATTCACACAGCCTCAG AGAAGATTACGCAGACAGTTAAGATTGATGCCTCCACGGTGGAGATTGAGGAGCGCGGAGTGAAACTGAGGCTGACGGTGGTCGACACCCCAGGGTTCGGGGACTCCCTCAACTCACAGGACTG CTTTAAGCCCATCATCCAGTACATAGACAGTCAGTTTGAGCGTTACCTTGAAGATGAGAGCGGATTAAACAGACGTCATATCATCGATAATCGTGTTCATTGCTGTTTCTACTTCATCAATCCATCAGGCCACGG GTTACGTCCCTTGGATATCTCCTTCATGAAGGCTGTCCATCACAAAGTGAACATAGTCCCAGTGATCGCCAAGTCCGACACGCTCACTCTGCAAGAGTGTACGCAGCTCAAGAGGAAG GTGATGACCCAGATAGCTGAGAACGGCATCAACCTGTACGCGCTGCCCGACTGTGACGAGGATGAGGACGAGGATTACAGAGAGCAATGTCGCCTCCTCAAG GAGGCAGTGCCTTTTGCAGTGATTGGTGCTAATACTGTGATAGAGGTCAAGGGCAAAAAGGTCAGAGGTCGAATGTATCCATGGGGAGTGGTGGAGGTGGAAAATCCAGATCACTGCGACTTCATTAAACTCAGAACCATGCTTAT CACTCACATGCAAGACCTTCAAGAGGTCACACAAGAGGTTCATTATGAGAATTTCCGAGCGGAGAAGCTGGCGGGAGGTGGAAGTGTTCCAAAGAAATCAAG AAAACCCCGCAATGAAGACGCTTACAATGAAATGATGGA TAAACGCAGACCGGAGAGTCAGACGGCCGATCTGTCGGAGCGAGAGAAGCAGCTCATGGAGAAGGAACAAGAG cTGAGAAGAATGCAGGAAATGATTGCCAAGATGCAGGCAGAGATGAACCAAAAGAACACTCCACAGAAGATGCAACAGAATGGGGAAGTCAAGTCCCAGAATGTGTAG
- the LOC128189964 gene encoding septin-2-like isoform X6, whose product MSKKEQTQSGLLPFNRKSHLTSLADKKMATDGRQFTAPEQSGYVGFANLPNQVHRKSVKKGFEFTLMVVGESGLGKSTLVNSLFLTDLYPERHIHTASEKITQTVKIDASTVEIEERGVKLRLTVVDTPGFGDSLNSQDCFKPIIQYIDSQFERYLEDESGLNRRHIIDNRVHCCFYFINPSGHGLRPLDISFMKAVHHKVNIVPVIAKSDTLTLQECTQLKRKVMTQIAENGINLYALPDCDEDEDEDYREQCRLLKEAVPFAVIGANTVIEVKGKKVRGRMYPWGVVEVENPDHCDFIKLRTMLITHMQDLQEVTQEVHYENFRAEKLAGGGSVPKKSRKPRNEDAYNEMMDKRRPESQTADLSEREKQLMEKEQELRRMQEMIAKMQAEMNQKNTPQKMQQNGEVKSQNV is encoded by the exons TTCACAGCACCAGAGCAGTCGGGATATGTTGGCTTTGCCAACCTACCCAATCAGGTCCACAGGAAGTCGGTCAAGAAGGGATTCGAGTTCACACTCATGGTGGTTG GGGAGTCTGGACTGGGGAAGTCCACCTTGGTGAACAGCTTGTTCCTGACAGACCTGTACCCAGAGAGACACATTCACACAGCCTCAG AGAAGATTACGCAGACAGTTAAGATTGATGCCTCCACGGTGGAGATTGAGGAGCGCGGAGTGAAACTGAGGCTGACGGTGGTCGACACCCCAGGGTTCGGGGACTCCCTCAACTCACAGGACTG CTTTAAGCCCATCATCCAGTACATAGACAGTCAGTTTGAGCGTTACCTTGAAGATGAGAGCGGATTAAACAGACGTCATATCATCGATAATCGTGTTCATTGCTGTTTCTACTTCATCAATCCATCAGGCCACGG GTTACGTCCCTTGGATATCTCCTTCATGAAGGCTGTCCATCACAAAGTGAACATAGTCCCAGTGATCGCCAAGTCCGACACGCTCACTCTGCAAGAGTGTACGCAGCTCAAGAGGAAG GTGATGACCCAGATAGCTGAGAACGGCATCAACCTGTACGCGCTGCCCGACTGTGACGAGGATGAGGACGAGGATTACAGAGAGCAATGTCGCCTCCTCAAG GAGGCAGTGCCTTTTGCAGTGATTGGTGCTAATACTGTGATAGAGGTCAAGGGCAAAAAGGTCAGAGGTCGAATGTATCCATGGGGAGTGGTGGAGGTGGAAAATCCAGATCACTGCGACTTCATTAAACTCAGAACCATGCTTAT CACTCACATGCAAGACCTTCAAGAGGTCACACAAGAGGTTCATTATGAGAATTTCCGAGCGGAGAAGCTGGCGGGAGGTGGAAGTGTTCCAAAGAAATCAAG AAAACCCCGCAATGAAGACGCTTACAATGAAATGATGGA TAAACGCAGACCGGAGAGTCAGACGGCCGATCTGTCGGAGCGAGAGAAGCAGCTCATGGAGAAGGAACAAGAG cTGAGAAGAATGCAGGAAATGATTGCCAAGATGCAGGCAGAGATGAACCAAAAGAACACTCCACAGAAGATGCAACAGAATGGGGAAGTCAAGTCCCAGAATGTGTAG
- the LOC128189964 gene encoding septin-2-like isoform X1 yields MIPRRKPGTYTSTVPTVKVSTSGGHGGSNGHSRPPSASGGQNGGSTQPKSPTSPTNKGTNGGDPVKGKTGESGRERQPVKKSDSFINSRNVFQSMSNTKQQKPVQKSESFSETRRKSSSSSTSSTSARVDPVPPRKPSSTKQDPHPAPSSVRGELHVPKRQTSKSGSTSDTRSSSHSDSSSIGKQSAVPSNSVSGPTHHPSVTDTLPTEQNSMKPHPPPSALSVGPPPQESHTVTSPVNGTVSPPTAAPSKVQGGSPYKFTAPEQSGYVGFANLPNQVHRKSVKKGFEFTLMVVGESGLGKSTLVNSLFLTDLYPERHIHTASEKITQTVKIDASTVEIEERGVKLRLTVVDTPGFGDSLNSQDCFKPIIQYIDSQFERYLEDESGLNRRHIIDNRVHCCFYFINPSGHGLRPLDISFMKAVHHKVNIVPVIAKSDTLTLQECTQLKRKVMTQIAENGINLYALPDCDEDEDEDYREQCRLLKEAVPFAVIGANTVIEVKGKKVRGRMYPWGVVEVENPDHCDFIKLRTMLITHMQDLQEVTQEVHYENFRAEKLAGGGSVPKKSRKPRNEDAYNEMMDKRRPESQTADLSEREKQLMEKEQELRRMQEMIAKMQAEMNQKNTPQKMQQNGEVKSQNV; encoded by the exons ATGATTCCGAGACGAAAACCAGGAACTTACACATCGACTGTACCTACAGTGAAAGTCTCTACGTCTGGAGGTCATGGAGGGAGTAATGGTCATTCCCGACCGCCATCAGCCTCAGGAGGACAAAATGGAGGGTCCACCCAACCCAAGTCTCCAACTAGCCCAACCAACAAGGGTACAAATGGGGGTGACCCCGTGAAAGGGAAGACAGGTGAGAGCGGGCGAGAGAGACAACCAGTGAAGAAGTCGGACTCTTTTATCAATTCCAGAAATGTGTTTCAGAGTATGTCAAACACCAAACAACAGAAACCTGTCCAGAAATCAGAGTCTTTCTCAGAGACCCGAAGGAAGAGCTCCTCATCTTCCACCTCTTCCACTTCCGCTCGAGTAGATCCTGTCCCACCAAGGAAACCCAGCTCCACCAAACAGGACCCCCACCCAGCTCCAAGCTCGGTCAGAGGGGAACTCCACGTACCCAAGAGACAAACCTCTAAATCGGGGTCTACGTCGGACACTCGATCCTCCAGTCACTCTGACTCATCCTCTATTGGCAAACAATCGGCAGTGCCATCCAATTCAGTGTCAGGCCCCACACACCACCCCAGTGTGACTGACACCCTACCTACAGAACAGAACAGTATGAAGCCGCACCCCCCACCCAGTGCCCTATCAGTGGGACCCCCACCCCAGGAGTCACACACTGTCACCTCTCCTGTGAATGGGACAGTATCACCCCCAACAGCTGCTCCTAGTAAGGTCCAAGGAGGGTCACCATACAAG TTCACAGCACCAGAGCAGTCGGGATATGTTGGCTTTGCCAACCTACCCAATCAGGTCCACAGGAAGTCGGTCAAGAAGGGATTCGAGTTCACACTCATGGTGGTTG GGGAGTCTGGACTGGGGAAGTCCACCTTGGTGAACAGCTTGTTCCTGACAGACCTGTACCCAGAGAGACACATTCACACAGCCTCAG AGAAGATTACGCAGACAGTTAAGATTGATGCCTCCACGGTGGAGATTGAGGAGCGCGGAGTGAAACTGAGGCTGACGGTGGTCGACACCCCAGGGTTCGGGGACTCCCTCAACTCACAGGACTG CTTTAAGCCCATCATCCAGTACATAGACAGTCAGTTTGAGCGTTACCTTGAAGATGAGAGCGGATTAAACAGACGTCATATCATCGATAATCGTGTTCATTGCTGTTTCTACTTCATCAATCCATCAGGCCACGG GTTACGTCCCTTGGATATCTCCTTCATGAAGGCTGTCCATCACAAAGTGAACATAGTCCCAGTGATCGCCAAGTCCGACACGCTCACTCTGCAAGAGTGTACGCAGCTCAAGAGGAAG GTGATGACCCAGATAGCTGAGAACGGCATCAACCTGTACGCGCTGCCCGACTGTGACGAGGATGAGGACGAGGATTACAGAGAGCAATGTCGCCTCCTCAAG GAGGCAGTGCCTTTTGCAGTGATTGGTGCTAATACTGTGATAGAGGTCAAGGGCAAAAAGGTCAGAGGTCGAATGTATCCATGGGGAGTGGTGGAGGTGGAAAATCCAGATCACTGCGACTTCATTAAACTCAGAACCATGCTTAT CACTCACATGCAAGACCTTCAAGAGGTCACACAAGAGGTTCATTATGAGAATTTCCGAGCGGAGAAGCTGGCGGGAGGTGGAAGTGTTCCAAAGAAATCAAG AAAACCCCGCAATGAAGACGCTTACAATGAAATGATGGA TAAACGCAGACCGGAGAGTCAGACGGCCGATCTGTCGGAGCGAGAGAAGCAGCTCATGGAGAAGGAACAAGAG cTGAGAAGAATGCAGGAAATGATTGCCAAGATGCAGGCAGAGATGAACCAAAAGAACACTCCACAGAAGATGCAACAGAATGGGGAAGTCAAGTCCCAGAATGTGTAG
- the LOC128189964 gene encoding septin-2-like isoform X3 produces MIPRRKPGTYTSTVPTVKVSTSGGHGGSNGHSRPPSASGGQNGGSTQPKSPTSPTNKGTNGGDPVKGKTGESGRERQPVKKSDSFINSRNVFQSMSNTKQQKPVQKSESFSETRRKSSSSSTSSTSARVDPVPPRKPSSTKQDPHPAPSSVRGELHVPKRQTSKSGSTSDTRSSSHSDSSSIGKQSAVPSNSVSGPTHHPSVTDTLPTEQNSMKPHPPPSALSVGPPPQESHTVTSPVNGTVSPPTAAPSKVQGGSPYKFTAPEQSGYVGFANLPNQVHRKSVKKGFEFTLMVVGESGLGKSTLVNSLFLTDLYPERHIHTASEKITQTVKIDASTVEIEERGVKLRLTVVDTPGFGDSLNSQDCFKPIIQYIDSQFERYLEDESGLNRRHIIDNRVHCCFYFINPSGHGLRPLDISFMKAVHHKVNIVPVIAKSDTLTLQECTQLKRKVMTQIAENGINLYALPDCDEDEDEDYREQCRLLKEAVPFAVIGANTVIEVKGKKVRGRMYPWGVVEVENPDHCDFIKLRTMLITHMQDLQEVTQEVHYENFRAEKLAGGGSVPKKSSKRRPESQTADLSEREKQLMEKEQELRRMQEMIAKMQAEMNQKNTPQKMQQNGEVKSQNV; encoded by the exons ATGATTCCGAGACGAAAACCAGGAACTTACACATCGACTGTACCTACAGTGAAAGTCTCTACGTCTGGAGGTCATGGAGGGAGTAATGGTCATTCCCGACCGCCATCAGCCTCAGGAGGACAAAATGGAGGGTCCACCCAACCCAAGTCTCCAACTAGCCCAACCAACAAGGGTACAAATGGGGGTGACCCCGTGAAAGGGAAGACAGGTGAGAGCGGGCGAGAGAGACAACCAGTGAAGAAGTCGGACTCTTTTATCAATTCCAGAAATGTGTTTCAGAGTATGTCAAACACCAAACAACAGAAACCTGTCCAGAAATCAGAGTCTTTCTCAGAGACCCGAAGGAAGAGCTCCTCATCTTCCACCTCTTCCACTTCCGCTCGAGTAGATCCTGTCCCACCAAGGAAACCCAGCTCCACCAAACAGGACCCCCACCCAGCTCCAAGCTCGGTCAGAGGGGAACTCCACGTACCCAAGAGACAAACCTCTAAATCGGGGTCTACGTCGGACACTCGATCCTCCAGTCACTCTGACTCATCCTCTATTGGCAAACAATCGGCAGTGCCATCCAATTCAGTGTCAGGCCCCACACACCACCCCAGTGTGACTGACACCCTACCTACAGAACAGAACAGTATGAAGCCGCACCCCCCACCCAGTGCCCTATCAGTGGGACCCCCACCCCAGGAGTCACACACTGTCACCTCTCCTGTGAATGGGACAGTATCACCCCCAACAGCTGCTCCTAGTAAGGTCCAAGGAGGGTCACCATACAAG TTCACAGCACCAGAGCAGTCGGGATATGTTGGCTTTGCCAACCTACCCAATCAGGTCCACAGGAAGTCGGTCAAGAAGGGATTCGAGTTCACACTCATGGTGGTTG GGGAGTCTGGACTGGGGAAGTCCACCTTGGTGAACAGCTTGTTCCTGACAGACCTGTACCCAGAGAGACACATTCACACAGCCTCAG AGAAGATTACGCAGACAGTTAAGATTGATGCCTCCACGGTGGAGATTGAGGAGCGCGGAGTGAAACTGAGGCTGACGGTGGTCGACACCCCAGGGTTCGGGGACTCCCTCAACTCACAGGACTG CTTTAAGCCCATCATCCAGTACATAGACAGTCAGTTTGAGCGTTACCTTGAAGATGAGAGCGGATTAAACAGACGTCATATCATCGATAATCGTGTTCATTGCTGTTTCTACTTCATCAATCCATCAGGCCACGG GTTACGTCCCTTGGATATCTCCTTCATGAAGGCTGTCCATCACAAAGTGAACATAGTCCCAGTGATCGCCAAGTCCGACACGCTCACTCTGCAAGAGTGTACGCAGCTCAAGAGGAAG GTGATGACCCAGATAGCTGAGAACGGCATCAACCTGTACGCGCTGCCCGACTGTGACGAGGATGAGGACGAGGATTACAGAGAGCAATGTCGCCTCCTCAAG GAGGCAGTGCCTTTTGCAGTGATTGGTGCTAATACTGTGATAGAGGTCAAGGGCAAAAAGGTCAGAGGTCGAATGTATCCATGGGGAGTGGTGGAGGTGGAAAATCCAGATCACTGCGACTTCATTAAACTCAGAACCATGCTTAT CACTCACATGCAAGACCTTCAAGAGGTCACACAAGAGGTTCATTATGAGAATTTCCGAGCGGAGAAGCTGGCGGGAGGTGGAAGTGTTCCAAAGAAATCAAG TAAACGCAGACCGGAGAGTCAGACGGCCGATCTGTCGGAGCGAGAGAAGCAGCTCATGGAGAAGGAACAAGAG cTGAGAAGAATGCAGGAAATGATTGCCAAGATGCAGGCAGAGATGAACCAAAAGAACACTCCACAGAAGATGCAACAGAATGGGGAAGTCAAGTCCCAGAATGTGTAG